From one Bacillus sp. FJAT-42376 genomic stretch:
- a CDS encoding amino acid permease: MEEKKWGFWLLSAFVIGNMVGSGIFMLPSTLAQMASPLGVAAAWLVTGFGVLMIALVFGNLSIRKPELTGGPQSYAKAMFRSEKAGKMAGFSMVWGYWVANWISNVAIITSFAGYLSTFLPIMKDSTVLFTIGPQDFEKGRLLTFAVCTILLWGTHTILVNNLNAAGRLNFAATASKVIGFMLFIGAALFAFQGASTGQWYFDVQSASGEPQGLFKQVQLAAVSTLWAFVGIESAVILSGRARSQADVKKATIFGLIVALSIYMITTLLTMGVIPKDELMQSDKPFVDVLALFLGNGGGIAMAILALISLFGSTLGWILMSSEVAYQAAKSGIFPKVFGKNNKKGSPVVSLTITNIMSQLFIFSVISGTISEAYTFLTTSATLAYLIPYLVSSVYYLKLVLKGESFNEIKGSRVKEGIIASLALLYSIYVIVSGTSDLTTFFLGIGLFLVGFIVYPLLNRGKANRPLKTDS; this comes from the coding sequence GAAAAAAAATGGGGCTTCTGGCTTCTGTCTGCTTTCGTTATCGGAAATATGGTGGGCTCCGGTATTTTCATGCTTCCAAGCACATTAGCCCAAATGGCCAGTCCGCTGGGAGTCGCCGCTGCCTGGCTCGTTACAGGTTTTGGCGTTCTGATGATCGCTCTTGTATTCGGTAATCTTTCCATAAGGAAACCGGAACTTACCGGTGGCCCGCAAAGTTACGCAAAAGCTATGTTCAGATCTGAAAAGGCCGGAAAAATGGCCGGATTCAGCATGGTATGGGGCTATTGGGTGGCAAACTGGATCAGCAACGTGGCCATTATTACAAGCTTTGCAGGCTATTTATCCACATTTTTGCCCATTATGAAGGATTCAACCGTTCTTTTCACCATCGGACCGCAGGATTTTGAAAAAGGAAGACTGCTTACATTTGCCGTATGTACCATTTTACTTTGGGGCACTCATACCATTCTTGTTAACAACTTAAACGCAGCCGGCCGCCTTAACTTCGCAGCCACTGCTTCAAAAGTGATTGGGTTCATGCTTTTTATCGGAGCTGCATTGTTTGCTTTTCAAGGAGCATCTACAGGCCAATGGTATTTTGATGTACAATCAGCTTCCGGGGAACCTCAGGGACTATTCAAGCAAGTTCAGCTGGCAGCCGTATCCACCCTCTGGGCTTTCGTAGGGATTGAATCAGCAGTTATTCTTTCAGGCCGTGCCCGTTCACAGGCGGATGTGAAGAAGGCAACAATTTTCGGACTGATTGTGGCTTTATCTATTTACATGATTACAACATTGCTGACAATGGGTGTTATTCCAAAAGACGAATTGATGCAATCCGATAAACCGTTTGTGGATGTATTGGCTCTATTTCTTGGAAACGGCGGCGGAATTGCAATGGCGATTCTTGCGTTAATCTCTTTGTTTGGCTCCACTTTAGGTTGGATTCTCATGAGTTCTGAAGTGGCTTACCAGGCTGCAAAATCAGGCATCTTCCCAAAGGTATTCGGAAAAAACAATAAAAAAGGCAGCCCTGTAGTTTCACTAACCATTACAAACATCATGTCGCAGCTTTTCATTTTTTCGGTTATTTCCGGAACGATCAGTGAAGCCTATACATTCTTAACAACTTCGGCCACACTTGCCTATTTAATCCCTTATCTCGTCTCGTCCGTCTATTATTTGAAACTTGTACTAAAAGGCGAGTCATTCAATGAAATAAAGGGGTCAAGAGTAAAAGAGGGAATCATTGCTTCTCTTGCTCTGCTGTACAGTATCTACGTGATTGTGTCAGGAACATCCGACCTTACTACATTCTTCCTCGGAATTGGGTTATTCCTTGTAGGATTTATCGTTTACCCGCTGCTAAACCGCGGAAAAGCAAACAGGCCTCTTAAGACGGATTCATGA
- a CDS encoding cation:dicarboxylase symporter family transporter: MKKISLAWQILIGLALGIAVGAIFYGNPAIVSYLQPIGDIFLRLIKMIVIPIVISSIIVGVASVGDTKKLGKLGGKTIIYFEIITTIAIVIGLLSANIFQPGAGVDKNGLEKTDISSYVDTAEGVESHGFADTFVNIVPSNIFKAFVEGDMLAIIFFSVMFGLGVAAVGERGKPVLAFFQGAADTMFYVTNQVMKFAPFGVFALIGITVSKFGLDSLIPLGKLMILVYATMIFFVLVVLGITAKIVGVNIFHIIRLLKDELILGFSTSSSETVLPRIMEKMERFGCPKAITSFVIPTGYSFNLDGSTLYQALAALFIAQMYGIDLTITQQLTLMLVLMVTSKGIAGVPGVSFVVLLATLGTVGIPVEGLAFIAGIDRLLDMGRTVVNIIGNSLAAVVISKWEGEYKPVPLEEAKRTA, encoded by the coding sequence GTGAAAAAAATCAGTTTAGCATGGCAAATATTAATAGGACTTGCACTTGGGATAGCGGTAGGGGCCATATTCTATGGAAATCCGGCTATTGTAAGCTATTTGCAGCCTATTGGAGATATTTTTCTTCGATTAATTAAAATGATCGTGATTCCAATCGTGATCTCGAGCATTATCGTTGGTGTTGCAAGCGTTGGAGACACAAAAAAGCTCGGAAAGCTTGGCGGTAAAACGATTATATATTTTGAAATCATTACAACCATTGCGATTGTTATAGGATTGCTTTCAGCCAATATTTTTCAGCCCGGAGCGGGAGTTGACAAAAACGGGCTTGAAAAAACCGATATTTCGAGTTACGTGGATACAGCTGAAGGGGTAGAAAGCCATGGATTTGCCGATACATTTGTCAATATTGTCCCTTCCAATATATTTAAAGCCTTCGTAGAAGGAGACATGCTTGCGATTATTTTCTTCTCCGTTATGTTCGGATTAGGGGTAGCAGCAGTAGGAGAACGCGGCAAACCAGTGCTCGCCTTTTTCCAGGGAGCAGCTGACACCATGTTTTATGTAACAAACCAAGTAATGAAATTTGCTCCGTTCGGCGTGTTTGCGCTGATCGGGATTACCGTTTCCAAATTCGGACTTGATTCTTTGATTCCGCTGGGCAAGCTGATGATTTTGGTTTATGCAACGATGATTTTCTTTGTACTTGTTGTTCTTGGAATTACGGCGAAAATTGTCGGAGTGAACATTTTCCATATCATACGTTTACTAAAAGATGAATTAATATTGGGCTTCTCTACGTCGAGCTCTGAAACGGTTCTTCCCCGTATTATGGAGAAGATGGAGCGCTTCGGCTGTCCGAAAGCCATCACTTCTTTCGTCATTCCGACTGGATATTCCTTTAACTTGGACGGCTCCACGCTCTACCAGGCACTTGCAGCCTTGTTCATCGCTCAGATGTACGGCATCGATTTAACGATTACACAGCAGCTTACACTCATGCTTGTGTTAATGGTCACTTCGAAGGGAATTGCCGGCGTTCCGGGAGTTTCATTCGTTGTTCTTCTTGCGACTCTGGGAACCGTGGGCATCCCTGTAGAAGGACTGGCCTTTATCGCTGGGATTGACCGTCTTCTGGATATGGGGCGGACAGTGGTCAATATTATCGGAAACTCTTTAGCCGCTGTTGTTATTTCAAAATGGGAAGGCGAATATAAGCCTGTTCCTTTGGAAGAAGCAAAAAGAACAGCATAA
- a CDS encoding D-alanyl-D-alanine carboxypeptidase family protein codes for MKRFLHLIIAIFTLSVIAHPAKANGKEKDDLLLNSDSAVLIDAKTGQILYQKNSQSSMYPASITKIATAIYAIEHGDLNGEVTVSKNARNTDGTKVFLEEGEKVTLERLIQGMLINSGNDAAVAIAEHLSGSVSGFSHDLNRYLQTEIGTSNTNFKNPNGLFDPEHRTTAEDMAKITKYALKNREFAKIFGTKSLKWEGETWNTTIFTHHKMMMQQRYDGVTGGKNGFVSQAGYTLVTAAERNGLSLITVTMKSPNDQGTYDDTKKLLDFGFGRFETGEIRPTATLKNDRQQPLQLNHAVYYTKHKGEHITSEVSKANELFVKGEDGRKLASAKLESAVPDGQGITPALKRDEMEKDEALMKGHFFIAVLMAFLLVIGVGGAVFLQTKKWQ; via the coding sequence ATGAAGCGGTTTCTGCATTTGATCATTGCCATTTTTACTTTATCTGTTATAGCTCATCCGGCAAAAGCAAACGGGAAAGAAAAAGATGATTTGCTTTTGAACAGCGATTCGGCCGTATTAATAGACGCTAAAACAGGTCAAATCTTGTATCAGAAAAATAGTCAGTCCTCTATGTACCCGGCAAGTATTACCAAAATTGCCACGGCCATTTATGCAATCGAACATGGGGATTTAAATGGAGAAGTGACAGTCAGTAAAAATGCCCGGAATACGGATGGAACAAAGGTTTTTCTTGAAGAAGGGGAAAAAGTGACGCTGGAGCGGCTCATTCAGGGAATGCTGATTAATTCGGGAAATGATGCGGCTGTAGCGATTGCAGAGCATCTAAGCGGCAGTGTGAGCGGATTTTCTCATGACCTTAATCGTTATTTGCAAACAGAAATAGGGACGTCTAACACAAATTTTAAAAATCCGAATGGCCTTTTCGATCCTGAACACCGGACAACGGCGGAAGATATGGCTAAAATTACAAAATACGCGTTGAAAAATAGAGAATTTGCTAAAATATTTGGCACGAAATCGTTAAAGTGGGAAGGAGAAACGTGGAATACGACCATTTTTACTCATCACAAAATGATGATGCAGCAGCGTTATGATGGGGTAACCGGCGGCAAAAACGGGTTTGTTTCTCAAGCAGGGTATACGCTGGTGACGGCCGCAGAACGGAATGGCCTTAGTCTGATTACGGTTACAATGAAGTCCCCGAATGACCAGGGAACGTATGATGACACGAAAAAGCTTCTTGATTTTGGTTTCGGCCGTTTTGAAACAGGAGAAATCCGGCCAACCGCTACGCTGAAAAATGACCGGCAGCAGCCTCTTCAGCTGAATCATGCGGTGTACTATACAAAGCATAAAGGGGAGCATATTACTTCAGAGGTAAGCAAGGCAAATGAACTCTTTGTTAAAGGAGAAGACGGAAGGAAGCTGGCCTCCGCTAAACTGGAATCAGCGGTACCCGATGGTCAGGGGATAACCCCGGCGCTAAAGCGGGATGAAATGGAAAAAGATGAAGCGCTCATGAAAGGTCATTTTTTTATCGCGGTTCTAATGGCCTTTCTTCTTGTAATCGGAGTCGGAGGAGCGGTTTTTCTGCAGACGAAGAAATGGCAGTGA